The Toxoplasma gondii ME49 chromosome XII, whole genome shotgun sequence genome includes a region encoding these proteins:
- a CDS encoding kinase, pfkB family protein (encoded by transcript TGME49_250880) yields MQRRGGGNIPCASRTAFFLQSRQPMRHFPTVEDQEQVSRFWRAEDGTSEFPLFFRRHSQLVSQTMAPAEPHLQRSRIKALQGFILVLSLAFLSPASASVTDRMAVDSSNSATGPMRVFAIGNPILDLVAEVPSSFLDEFFLKRGDATLATPEQMRIYSTLDQFNPTSLPGGSALNSVRVVQKLLRKPGSAGYMGAIGDDPRGQVLKELCDKEGLATRFMVAPGQSTGVCAVLINEKERTLCTHLGACGSFRLPEDWTTFASGALIFYATAYTLTATPKNALEVAGYAHGIPNAIFTLNLSAPFCVELYKDAMQSLLLHTNILFGNEEEFAHLAKVHNLVAAEKTALSTANKEHAVEVCTGALRLLTAGQNTGATKLVVMTRGHNPVIAAEQTADGTVVVHEVGVPVVAAEKIVDTNGAGDAFVGGFLYALSQGKTVKQCIMCGNACAQDVIQHVGFSLSFTSLPC; encoded by the exons atgcagcgtcgCGGCGGTGGCAACATCCCTTGTGCATCACGAACGGCCTTTTTCCTGCAGTCCCGGCAACCCATGCGGCATTTCCCGACCGTCGAGGATCAAGAACAGGTCTCCAGATTTTGGAGGGCAGAGGACGGTACATCGGAATTTCCGTTGTTTTTTCGCCGACACTCTCAACTCGTCAGTCAGACCATGGCTCCTGCGGAACCACATCTACAGAGGTCCCGCATCAAGGCTCTCCAGGGGTTCATCTTGgtcttgtctctcgctttcctttctccggCCTCCGCTTCAGTGACAGACAGAATGGCAGTCGATTCCTCCAACTCGGCGACGGGCCCCATGAGAGTGTTCGCGATAGGGAATCCGATTCTGGACCTCGTCGCCGAGGTgccctcttccttcctcgacgAGTTCTTCCTCAAGAGGGGAGACGCGACTCTCGCGACTCCGGAACAAATGCGCATCTACTCCACTCTTGACCAGTTCAATCCGACTTCCCTGCCTGGTGGCAGTGCACTCAACTCTGTTCGTGTCGTCCAGAAACTCTTGAGAAAG CCTGGCAGCGCTGGGTACATGGGAGCCATTGGCGATGACCCCCGTGGCCAGGTGCTAAAAGAGCTCTGCGACAAGGAAG GCCTCGCCACTCGCTTCATGGTCGCTCCAGGTCAGAGCACCGGAGTGTGTGCCGTGTTGATcaacgagaaagaacggaCGCTCTGCACGCATCTCGGCGCATGCGGTTCCTTCCGACTGCCTGAGGACTGGACTACCTTCGCTTCCGGAGCGCTCATCTTTTATGCCACCGCCTACACACTTACTGCGACCCCTAAG AACGCGCTTGAGGTAGCGGGGTATGCTCATGGCATACCGAACGCCATCTTTACGCTGAACTTGTCGGCTCCGTTCTGCGTTGAGCTGTACAAGGACGCGATGCAGTCTTTGCTTCTCCATACGAACATTCTCtttggaaacgaagaggagttCGCGCATTTGGCGAAAGTTCACAATCTCGTGGCTGCTGAGAAGACGGCGCTGTCCACTGCGAACAAAGAACACGCAGTGGAAGTGTGCACGGGCGCCTTGCGTCTGCTCACTGCCGGTCAGAACACGGGCGCGACGAAGCTCGTTGTCATGACACGGGGTCACAACCCCGTCATTGCTGCTGAGCAAAC AGCCGACGGAACTGTGGTCGTCCACGAAGTTGGTGTCCCGGTGGTTGCTGCGGAAAAAATTGTGGACACCAACGGCGCGGGCGACGCGTTTGTCGGCGGTTTTCTCTATGCACTCTCGCAGGGAAAAACGGTGAAACAGTGCATCATGTGCGGCAACGCTTGTGCTCAGGATGTGATTCAGCATGTAGGATTTAGTCTCAGCTTCACTTCACTTCCGTGTTGA
- a CDS encoding hypothetical protein (encoded by transcript TGME49_250930~Signal peptide predicted by SignalP 2.0 HMM (probability 0.999) with cleavage site probability 0.929 at residue 22), with protein sequence MAGTALLCLLNFFLSAHTPGMAETPFRFRIFCRLFQLPLGWRGDHPSPFHFDVATILSHFARDSTRGLSCDTESLAFSGELTFTRLPGTVRQNSTARHLQPHGRPTKVFIRISVHTKTPSTKRSNG encoded by the exons ATGGCAGGAACGGcactgctctgtctcctgaattttttcttgtctgctCATACTCCAGGTATGGCGGAGACCCCCTTCCGTTTCCGAATCTTCTGTCGGCTTTTTCAGCTTCCCTTGGGCTGGCGCGGAGATCACCCGTCTCCATTTCACTTTGATGTGGCAACAATCTTGAGCCATTTTGCGAGGGACAGCACAC GCGGCTTGTCTTGCGACACTGAATCACTAGCATTCTCCGGAGAACTAACATTTACA CGGCTTCCGGGTACGGTGCGGCAAAACTCAACCGCGAGACACCTACAGCCACATGGGCGCCCCACGAAGGTGTTCATCAGAATAAGCGTTCACACAAAAA CGCCTTCCACAAAAAGAAGTAATGGATAA
- a CDS encoding hypothetical protein (encoded by transcript TGME49_250900~Predicted trans-membrane domain (TMHMM2.0):189-212) yields the protein MEANGFLLLSKAFAVRAVQTPHRASASAYSALAAKSREEREAPTGRVLPSRAAAVAQAGAGSAESNGETVEETESRAHQLQFWVSRLREEKDTGAIYMLREILRKPKKATSSAPSPRLDKRLERTGTQEEKPVSAARPPETEDILDQMEDLLRSHGEMTAEVGELLSYRHQTRREGRKELLALGFTGFSTAFAAAIHPFFFLGTLIGLRSILKARAPELDREAGARRLQEIKDSLRTQEKQLFRLSETLLELEDAKPRKKEA from the exons ATGGAGGCGAATGGCTTCCTGCTGCTCTCCAAGGCCTTTGCTGTGCGAGCTGTGCAGACACCTCATAGAGCCT ctGCGTCCGCGTATTCTGCCCTGGCTGCGAAAAGcagggaagagcgagaagcgccGACCGGTCGTGTGTTGCCGAGCCGTGCCGCGGCTGTCGCCCAAGCGGGCGCCGGCAGTGCAGAGTCCAACGGGGAGACAGTTGAGGAGACGGAGTCTCGCGCGCATCAGCTCCAGTTCTGGGTCTCGCGGcttcgagaggaaaaggacacCGGCGCCATCTACATGCTGAGAGAG ATTCTAAGGAAGccaaagaaggcgacaagtTCCGCGCCCTCGCCTCGTCTCGATAAACGGCTAGAGAGAACTGGGAcgcaagaggagaagcctgtctctgctgcgcgGCCACCGGAGACGGAGGACATTCTCGACCAGATGGAAGATCTCCTCAGGTCTCATGGAGAGATGACGGCAGAAGTCGGAGAG CTGCTCAGCTATCGGCACCAGACGCGCCGAGAGGGTCGCAAGGAACTTCTTGCCCTTGGATTCACTGGTTTTTCCACTGCCTTTGCTGCAGCAATTcatcccttcttcttcctt GGTACTCTGATCGGTCTGCGTTCCATTTTGAAAGCTCGCGCTCCAGAACTGGATCGTGAAG CTGGAGCGCGACGGTTGCAGGAAATCAAAGACTCTCTTCGAACTCAGGAGAAGCAACTCTTCAGACTTTCCGAGACGCTGCTCGAGttggaagacgcgaaacccCGGAAAAAGGAGGCATAG
- a CDS encoding hypothetical protein (encoded by transcript TGME49_250905), which yields MSATRARMVESSLRIRQLNSRSEVSRSSRDRHTSFHGEMDGRETAESPTGTVRRKTFCVGENRNKSHQAFRINHGIKEPRIIERRYLTSLLAANTLLQRGRGKLHASNSPRRTSVEEGLQKQVARLFVARVSQGVLSELRSHISCRRVDTGLV from the exons ATGTCAGCAACTCGAGCACGAATGGTAGAGTCCTCGTTACGTATTCGACAGTTGAATTCTAGGTCCGAAGTCTCCCGATCTTCTCGCGACAGGCACACATCGTTTCACGGGGAAATggacgggagagaaacggccGAAAGCCCCACGGGAACGGTACGCAGAAAAACTTTCTGTGTGGGAGAGAATCGCAACAAAAGTCACCAGGCATTCAGGATCAACCACGGCATCAAAGAACCCAGGATAATCGAAAGG AGGTATCtgacttctctcctcgcggcaAACACTCTTCTAcaacgaggcagaggaaaactgcatgcatcaaaTTCACCACGGCGAACGTCCGTGGAAGAAGGACTTCAGAAACAAGTTGCCAGACTCTTTGTGGCCCGCGTATCGCAGGGCGTTCTGTCAGAACTCAGAAGTCACATTTCTTGCCGTCGCGTGGACACAGGACTTGTGTGA
- a CDS encoding hypothetical protein (encoded by transcript TGME49_250910): protein MAVGAGSRGGEPSPLDSGFFSRFQHLPPFENCFRSHEKSDPVLSTLQFSVVGFVSGCVWGAISFEFLLNSPLLTRQSGALRDLAERQKLLVEQRSNLTLIRDHVSVLRRLRKIIPSCAEESRVVRTTQTNVSEPSQSLRSKRPVTDHIVSTSRPSSSTSIPFASFPSHSSSPSPSSSPSCSASPSPALSSSSLSHLPSSLRVRGSGEASRNSPFCPSSSPLSSSCIGCGELRQQAEQLKEQLRHLWDRDEFLSKQQKRSFFLPESLRGSPARETRVSSATPESSLARFLHSKTEEFASILRSFFSSSLAPSSASSSSSASSSSSASSSPCSSAPLLNSDLRERAGGPERGVFSRVNRRRLQIGLAYRLKLPGRVGLRVGVACMGFYTLESALYCLLEREGGATPFTRLTDWWISSLYLYGISGHTLDCRLPPSPVSRVSVRHGKVGVLAFDLRERVRRVSAICRFGAANNSTFFVFFFYRACFDILSYAWQLQSRG, encoded by the exons ATGGCAGTTGGCGCCggcagcagaggcggcgaACCAAGCCCCCTGGACTCTGGATTCTTCTCAAGGTTTCAGcatcttcctccttttgAAAATTGCTTTCGATCTCATGAGAAAAGTGATCCGGTGTTGTCAACCCTCCAGTTCTCCGTCGTAG GATTTGTATCGGGCTGCGTCTGGGGCGCCATCTCCTTCGAATTTCTCCTCAACTCGCCGCTTCTCACCAGACAGAGCGGGGCGTTGAGAGACCTCGCTGAGCGACAGAAGCTGCTTGTGGAACAGAGATCCAACTTGACTCTCATTCGAGATCACGTCTCTGTGCTTCGACGCCTCCGGAAAATCATTCCGTCTTGTGCTGAGGAAAGTCGAGTCGTCCGGACGACCCAGACAAACGTTTCAGAGCCGTCACAATCTCTACGCAGCAAACGACCGGTGACCGACCATATCGTCTCCACTTCTCGTCCGTCGTCTTCGACTTCCAttcccttcgcttcctttccttcgcattcgtcttctccctctccctcctcaTCTCCCTCctgttctgcgtctccttctcccgcgttgtcttcctcttctctgtctcatcttccttcttctcttcgtgttAGGGGGTCAGGGGAGGCGTCGCGGAACTCTCCTTTTTGCCcgagttcttctccattATCTTCTTCTTGCATCGGGTGCGGGGAACTGCGGCAGCAGGCCGAACAGTTGAAAGAACAGTTGCGGCATCTGTGGGATCGCGATGAATTCTTAAGCAAGCAACAGAAACGgagcttctttctccctgaGTCGCTGAGAGGCTCTCCAGCCCGCGAAACGCGGGTGTCCAGTGCGACACCTGAGTCCTCACTCGCTCGTTTTCTGCACTCCAAAACCGAAGAATTTGCTTCCATACTtcgttcgttcttctcttcctcacttGCTCcctcttcggcgtcttcttcctcttctgcatcttcttcctcttctgcatcttcttctccttgttcgtCTGCCCCGCTTTTGAACAGCGACTTGCGAGAAAGAGCAGGAGGACCTGAGCGAGGGGTATTTTCGAGAGTCAACCGACGTCGCCTTCAGATCGGTCTCGCCTATCGCTTGAAGCTGCCTGGTCGAGTTGGCTTGCGTGTgggcgttgcatgcatgggTTTTTACA cTCTTGAAAGCGCCCTCTACTGTTTGCtcgaacgagaaggaggcgccaCGCCGTTCACACGCCTTACAGACTGGTGgatctcttctctctatct GTACGGCATCTCTGGACACACGCTCGATTgtcgtctccctccctctccagtctctcgggtgtctgtacgccACGGGAAAGTAGGCGTTCTCGCTTTTGATCTGAGAGAGCGTGTTCGTCGCGTTTCAGCAATTTGTCGCTTTGGTGCGGCCAACAATTCaactttcttcgtcttcttcttttacCGTGCATGCTTCGATATCCTGAGCTATGCCTGGCAGCTGCAGTCCCGGGGCTGA
- a CDS encoding 3'-5' exonuclease domain-containing protein (encoded by transcript TGME49_250890) has translation MSPCEALLSRGRSAALALSVSCSRPSAGCPSLPARLPRNSVFTPEPHSACPTFAHTYTPEERPESERRRRLFRASPALASPRRGFASGLAGKDAIRVCNRDNSWSKWSGSDRSRFSICRLELKSLPRIQFSGRIIVVRTLADDAAASEALLKTASASCGAASDLVLGYDSEHDPLAVSVGGDLPPSLSLFASLSPRPPLALIQLASPTVACIWQLSALGGLPPGLTALLLRADVVKVTQGATGEVEALQREFGVSPRNFLCLHAAAIALGCATNSRSLQALCGLFLERFLDKSLQLSTWSRDALSPEQCMYAATDAYVSRQVLFGMREQVVPKEVMRLVEAQATLQLRCTQNEDSERRETAVSGSVAASGDTKEAERGGGGKCEAHADANLLVDCAFETGYDSLDPEGGTAESKLCLRQDSEDALGDTDCLEAARSHPSVCQGSRGLQVTPEGEKRGGRRGLRETSTVGHAQQTEGRTETPELGEESEHRESGSEPKSGIVRSKLQGARCDREVFVATLSRQESESERTRNSPVLKHVTGTQATQMEETALDQLCDGSVKANDPDQRNRVEFDREGEASGTGTESASPRQNAGQAWVSLKETCVERGWRLECTRLESCRNGFRSVFSVNSGVSGVFVAKSSEAHTNLRAAQNDAAAQMLTLLAPLLTRKREV, from the coding sequence ATGTCGCCATGtgaggcgcttctctccagaggTCGTTCCGCAGCTCTagcgctctctgtctcgtgcTCCCGCCCGAGCGCCGGttgcccttctctccctgcgcGTCTGCCGCGGAACTCCGTCTTCACTCCTGAACCGCACAGCGCCTGTCCAACCTTCGCACACACATACACTCCAGAGGAACGTCCGGAGAGCGAGCGCAGGCGTCGGCTGTTCCGCGCCTCCCCCGCCCTCGCGAGTCCTCGCCGCGGATTCGCGAGTGGTTTGGCAGGGAAGGATGCAATACGCGTCTgcaacagagacaacagcTGGTCCAAGTGGAGCGGCAGCGACCGCAGCCGCTTCTCGATTTGTCGCTTGGAGCTGAAATCCCTTCCAAGGATCCAGTTCTCAGGGAGAATCATCGTCGTGCGGACACTCGCCGATGACGCCGCGGCATCAGAGGCGCTCCTCAAAactgcctctgcgtcttgcgGGGCGGCGTCCGACCTCGTGCTCGGTTACGACTCTGAGCATGACCCTCTCGCTGTGTCAGTGGGCGGGGACTTGCCTCCGTCGCTGTccctcttcgcctcgctctctccgcggccgcctctcgctctgATTCAGCTCGCCAGTCCGACGGTTGCATGCATTTGGCAGCTCTCTGCTCTCGGTGGGTTGCCGCCGGGCCTCACGGCTCTGCTGCTCCGGGCCGATGTGGTGAAAGTGACTCAGGGCGCGACGGGTGAAGTGGAGGCTCTGCAGCGCGAGTTCGGCGTGTCGCCCAGGAATTTCctttgtctgcatgcagcggcgatTGCGCTTGGCTGCGCCACAAACAGCCGCTCTCTCCAGGCGCTCTGCGGCCTGTTCCTCGAACGCTTTCTGGACAAGAGTCTCCAGCTGAGCACTTGGAGCCGCGACGCGCTCTCCCCTGAGCAGTGTATGTACGCCGCTACGGATGCGTACGTTTCGCGGCAAGTGCTCTTTGGCATGCGCGAGCAAGTCGTTCCCAAAGAAGTCATGCGTCTCGTGGAGGCGCAAGCCACTCTGCAGTTGAGGTGTACGCAGAACGAGGACAGCGAAAGGAGGGAAACAGCCGTGTCAGGCTCTGTTGCCGCGTCTGGAGATACCAAGGAGGCGGAACGCGGTGGGGGCGGAAAGTGCGAGGCTCATGCCGATGCGAACCTTCTTGTGGATTGTGCGTTCGAGACAGGGTACGACAGTCTCGACCCAGAGGGCGGGACGGCCGAGTCGAAGTTATGCTTGAGacaagacagcgaagacgctCTAGGCGACACGGACTGTCTggaagcggcgagaagccACCCGTCTGTGTGTCAAGGAAGCCGAGGTTTGCAGGTAACAccggaaggcgagaaacgaggCGGGAGACGGGGCTTGAGGGAAACTTCAACAGTCGGGCACGCGCAGCAAACTGAGGGTCGcacggagacaccggagcTAGGTGAAGAGTCGGAACATCGCGAGTCTGGGTCAGAGCCCAAAAGCGGAATTGTCCGGAGTAAACTGCAGGGCGCGCGCTGCGACAGAGAGGTTTTTGTAGCGACGCTGTCGAGACAGGAGTCAGAGTctgagaggacgaggaactCGCCAGTTCTCAAACACGTGACTGGGACGCAGGCGACCCAAATGGAGGAGACGGCGCTGGACCAACTCTGCGACGGTTCTGTGAAAGCCAACGATCCGGATCAGCGAAACAGAGTGGAATTCgaccgagaaggagaagcgagcggCACTGGGACAGAGAGCGCCTCGCCAAGGCAGAACGCTGGACAAGCCTGGGTTTCGTTGAAAGAGACTTGCGTTGAACGCGGATGGCGATTGGAATGCACACGACTGGaaagctgcagaaacggCTTCAGAAGCGTTTTCTCCGTCAACTCCGGAGTGTCGGGTGTCTTCGTCGCCAAGAGTTCTGAGGCGCACACAAATTTGCGGGCGGCGCAAAATGACGCAGCTGCGCAAATGCTGACCCTGCTTGCTCCGCTTCTCACACGGAAACGAGAAGTCTAG
- a CDS encoding hypothetical protein (encoded by transcript TGME49_250940), translating to MGFIEPLRKARLRNNRRQKDWAICHSFDEEEKAHVKDGETRKTPKAQEKGKLHNSQVSEEDGMTSVPDDVFHSTWLLPNRKRVKYKYAFVCKDCECRREKRCRKREPPEISSTPQDSQVREHFTISSPLCNTSKVFWQDPKNSECRDGDGDRLCRSQEEGHVSEANPSGVARATTGRMHCSREAQSLKIRHESPTSNISSETPRPLHCLSDRHRPVSRSATNDEDRHREETVPSGCQIDNGSDNCEASLHREAIVRRKERDFPDTSAVTVADRRLKTLIEHQLTRCTFPCVSPHMRSLEQNEATGGVGNTESENRWNNMNDHHIARNKFGRPTPSPGSALPRHTATDIPRLWVRPSSCSCFSKTKSPLFDEHNHTAITRRSISSRRSIEKVPCLSATTERRQPFPVEGQLRSLPSSTLPCTREIDVSKSWASSRPPTCASSTNSVMHYNERFRDSQYPKNRVFTTPVAIKTRGEYPSPRKVIPLTPTLSRHEQSGARRKESKNPSKLEKRTDRCLHQISTSSLSISSGKAICPQQQAKMLTVLRTQEATDGVQSWAQELPPRKDASNAAGGCRFSWRHTVHSVHSGLCGNKQPRVIIVGCAVLAKIPLSACLRLVPAPHCHAILFRPVHLVAFVVVIRLQNNKPATAVGIHHDQHKIEIHVPVLLFKLPLARLL from the exons ATGGGCTTCATTGAACCGCTGCGAAAGGCCCGTTTGAGGAACAACAGACGCCAAAAAGATTGGGCGATATGCCATTCTTTtgatgaagaggaaaaggcacacgtgaaagacggagagacacgcaaAACACCCAAAGcgcaagaaaaaggaaagctACATAACAGCCAAGTGAGCGAGGAGGACGGGATGACTTCTGTTCCAGATGATGTGTTTCATAGCACATGGTTGCTTCCAAATAGAAAGAGAGTCAAATACAAGTATGCATTTGTATGCAAGGACTGTGAGTgtcgcagagaaaagcggtgtcgaaagagagaaccaCCTGAGATTTCCTCGACCCCGCAGGATTCTCAGGTACGAGAACATTTTACGATTTCCAGCCCATTGTGCAATACATCGAAAGTATTCTGGCAAGACCCGAAGAACAGTGAATGCAGGGATGGTGATGGCGACAGACTCTGTCGCAGTCAGGAAGAGGGGCACGTTTCAGAAGCAAATCCTAGTGGCGTGGCGCGGGCAACTACGGGGAGAATGCATTGCTCGCGAGAAGCGCAGTCGCTCAAAATAAGGCACGAATCCCCAACTAGCAACATCAGTTCTGAAACACCACGTCCGCTTCATTGTTTGAGTGACAGACATCGCCCTGTTTCTCGCTCCGCAACTAACGAtgaagacagacacagggAGGAAACTGTACCCTCTGGTTGCCAGATTGATAACGGTTCAGACAACTGTGAGGCATCTCTCCATCGCGAAGCTATCgtcagaagaaaggaaagagattTCCCTGACACATCAGCAGTAACCGTTGCGGATAGGCGATTGAAAACCCTCATCGAACATCAGCTGACGAGATGCACATTCCCCTGTGTTTCTCCTCACATGCGAAGTCTGGAGCAAAACGAAGCAACTGGAGGAGTGGGAAATACTGAGTCGGAAAACAGATGGAATAACATGAATGACCATCATATTGCTAGAAACAAGTTTGGACGTCCGACGCCTTCACCAGGATCTGCTCTTCCGCGTCACACGGCGACAGACATTCCTCGTCTCTGGGTCAGGCCTTCGTCCTGTAGTTGCTTTTCGAAAACAAAAAGTCCTCTGTTCGATGAGCACAATCACACTGCAATTACCAGGCGTTCTATATCCTCTCGACGATCCATTGAGAAAGTACCATGTTTGTCTGCAACAActgagagaaggcagccTTTCCCTGTCGAGGGCCAGCTTCGTTCTCTACCTAGTTCCACGCTTCCGTGTACGCGGGAAATTGACGTCTCTAAATCTTGGGCTTCCTCTCGTCCCCCTACCTGCGCTTCGTCGACCAATTCAGTAATGCACTATAACGAACGATTTCGTGATTCTCAATACCCGAAAAACCGCGTGTTTACTACACCCGTAGCAATAAAAACAAGGGGTGAGTATCCTTCTCCAAGAAAAGTCATTCCGCTAACTCCAACCCTTTCGAGGCACGAGCAATCAGGGGCACGAAGAAAAGAATCAAAGAACCCCTCGAAATTGGAAAAAAGAACGGACAGATGTTTACATCAAATATCGACATCATCTTTATCCATTTCATCTGGGAAAGCAATATGCCCGCAGCAACAG GCAAAGATGCTGACGGTGCTTCGTACGCAGGAGGCTACGGACGGCGTACAGTCATGGGCACAGGAACTACCGCCGAGAAAGGATGCTTCGAATGCAGCAGGCGGCTGCAGATTCTCCTGGCGTCACACAGTCCACAGCGTTCACAGTGGCCTTTGCGGAAACAAACAACCGAGGGTGATCATCGTCGGATGTGCAGTTCTTGCCAAAATACCACTGTCGGCATGCCTTCGCCTGGTCCCTGCGCCTCATTGCCACGCGATTCTCTTTCGTCCTGTGCATCTGGTTGCTTTCGTTGTTGTCATTCGCCTCCAGAACAACAAGCCTGCGACAGCCGTCGGTATCCACCACGACCAACACAAGATAGAAATTCATGTTCCTGTACTCCTCTTCAAGTTGCCACTCGCGCGGCTTTTATGA
- a CDS encoding tetratricopeptide repeat-containing protein (encoded by transcript TGME49_250920), which translates to MERQQQIAESLRSKTWNEKLQWGLDTKNLGNSLYQQKKFTEAINAYQDCLLALDLGSTADQQEAAQRQLQIPAVLNLAACMLATKKYHRCKALCNVVLDLEPQSLKAIFRRALANFHLGELEEATQDLQRAYAMCGGRRPCETDEEFSATQQNLKEKLTTKSHSLLSTNSEKEQPTGVFCNAEDREKFLRKVNYYLHAISQQQTRYAKACQNMFSEGCLESSGGSGTQACKTGKLQLERLPNQVSSMFPLTLFKCSKCSFCARRAEKVE; encoded by the exons ATGGAGCGACAGCAACAGATTGCCGAGAGTCTGCGAAGCAAAACGTGGAACGAGAAGCTCCAGTGGGGCTTGGACACGAAGAACTTGGGCAACAGCCTGTACCAGCAGAAGAAGTTTACCGAAGCTATTAACGCGTACCAA GATTGTCTGTTGGCACTCGATTTGGGATCGACTGCTGACCAGCAGGAAGCCGCCCAAAGGCAACTGCAGATTCCAGCCGTTCTCAatctcgctgcatgcatgcttgcCACGAAGAAGTATCACAG ATGCAAGGCTCTCTGCAATGTCGTTTTGGACCTCGAGCCTCAGTCCCTGAAGGCGATCTTCAGACG cgcgcTCGCGAATTTCCATCTGGGGGAGCTggaagaggcgacgcaggaCCTCCAGCGCGCCTACGCAATGTGCGGGGGCCGCCGTCCctgcgagacagacgaggagtTTTCAGCCACTCAACAGAATCTGAAGGAGAAACTCACAACAAAATCGCATTCTCTCTTGAGCACGAACAGCGAAAAGGAACAACCAACTGGCGTGTTTTGCAacgcagaagacagggagaagTTCCTCAGGAAGGTCAA CTATTACTTGCATGCAATCTCACAGCAGCAGACACGGTACGCTAAAGCGTGCCAGAATATGTTCAGCGAGGGTTGCCTGGAGTCTAGCGGCGGTTCAGGGACCCAG GCATGCAAGACGGGGAAGCTCCAGCTGGAGCGCCTCCCGAATCAGGTGTCTTCGATGTTTCCCCTCACACTTTTTAAATGCTCAAAGTGCAGTTTCTGTGCGCGACGTGCGGAGAAAGTCGAGTGA